In Coffea eugenioides isolate CCC68of chromosome 4, Ceug_1.0, whole genome shotgun sequence, the genomic stretch TATTGGCTCAAATTCAGTCGGACAACATGTTCTCTAAaagtattttctttttctagtttaGAGTTGAGCTTTACATATCATCAAATTCATTgaagaactgcctttgaatttaTCCAATGATCCTTGCAGGAAGTATTTGCTTCTATTGTAACTTCTCTCTCTGCCAATACACAATAGCCCATAGGAGATGAAAATTGGAGCTTTTGATCACCATGTATGGCCAATTATTTGCAGCACCTTGTTGCTCATGGTTTTTCTAGCAAAGTTCCTGCGGAAAAAAGTTAAGAAGAATGTGAAGAATAGGAAGTTTCAGTTACCTCCAGGAAGAAGAGGCTGGCCAATAATTGGTGATAGCATCAAATGGTACAATGCAGTTGCAAGTTCTCATCCCCCTCAGTTTGTTGAAGAGCAGGTTCAAAGGTACATAGGCCCACTCCATGCTACTGCTACAATTTTTAGTTTATGTGCATTATGTTGTTACCTCTAATAGTGTATAATTTTGAGTTGCAATACCTTGTAAATTGATTTGTCCATGCTCTCAGTTTCTTCATACACATGGTTGAACTTCTGCCAATGAGTCAAGTTCTCTTGCTACAAAAGAATTGCTCCACCTGATGAGTCCAAATATGTGATCACGATCTGGCTAAATTAGTTATTGTACCCTGTAATATTTCTACCATCTCTAGATTTTAATCCAGAGTCCTAAATACTGAACAGGTATGGAAAAATATTCTCATGTTATCTATTTGGAAAAAGGGCAGTGGTATCAGCAGATCCGAAATTTAACCGGTTTGTGATGCAAAATGAAGGCAAACTATTCCAGTCAAGTTATCCAAAATCTTTCCGAGATTTGGTAGGGAAGAATGGGGTAATCACTGCACAAGGAGAGCAACAGAAGAAGCTCCACTCAATAGCATCTAACATGATGCGCTTggagaaactcaagttccatttCTTGCAGGACATACAGAGAGTCATAAATCAAACCTTCAACAACTTGCATGATAATCAAGTCATTTGTCTCCAGGATATTTGCAGGAAGGTAATTACTTCACTTCCACACTCAGGCTTCTGGAGATTGCATTCTTCCTAACTAAAACAAGCTTCACAAAACTAGTTGGACTGCTTGCTTATCTTAGATATGGTTCATGTCCTGGTCAACTCTGTTGAGCTCTCATGTTTAATAAGCCATATATGCATGGATCAGGTAGCCATTAATTTGATGGTCAATCAACTTCTTGGAGTATCCAATGATTCAGAAGTCAATGAGATGGCTCAGTTGTTCTCTGATTTTGTGGATGGCTGTCTTTCAATTCCAATCAATCTTCCAGGCTTTGCTTACCATATTGCTATGAAGGTGACTCTTCCAATAGACAGATAAAACCATTGCCTTAAAATTACAGCTCTTCATATTAACATTCTGAAATCCTTTATTCTTCAAAGAACACTATTTCACTATCTGAATATTTTCTGGCCATAAAACATTTCATCATGCTGGTAACCAGCTTACTCATGAACACACTTCGTCAACCACCACAAGGTGCAGTTCAAGTCATGCTTGCCACTCGAAGTGTCAAAAACTTACAACCCTAAAGGCACTACTGCTTTTTCCTCAAATTTTCATCTTAGTTCAAATGTTATTGTTTGCTATACCAAAAGATTTCACATGTAATATGAATTTGAAAGTGCAATCAGCATCATCATATCAAATGCCACCCAGCTAAATAGACGGATATTAACAAAGATGTAATTGTCGAATGTCAGTGTTCTGTTTTGAGAAAGATAGCTCAAAAGCTCTTGTATTTGATGCCTCTTTTAATCTCAAACAGGCAAGGGAAAGTATAATAAGCAAAATTAACAAGACAATAGAGACTCATAGGCAGCAACCTTCTTCAGGAGTTGGTAATGGTGTGCTCCAGAGAATACTAGAGGAAGAAAGCTTACCTGATGATGCAGTTGCTGACTTCATAATCAATCTTTTATTTGCGGGAAATGAGACAACAGCCAAAACCATGCTATTTGCTGTTTATTTTCTTAGTCAATGTCCCATGGCCATGAGACAACTCCTGGTAATTTACATAAGACATTCTTAAAGTTGCTAAATTATTTGCTATATCATTTATTTAGCATGGTCACCACTTGATCAACTTCAATAAATGTTCCTCTTAAGAATAGGTTGAACAAGAACGGCTGAAGACTGCAAGAAACAACTTTGGTGGAGAAATGATGCTTACATGGCAAGATTATAAAGCAATGCCCTTTACTCAATGTGTAGGTCTTCTGCAATCTTTCCCCAGTTCCGCTCAATTTCTTATACAGTGAAGTTTCATATTCTCATTTCCAAGGCAGTGTAACATCCAAGTTTGTCTAATCAGTGCCAACAAGTCATTAACTCTAGTTTCTAAAACCCCTCTAGGACTCCAAACTTGAGTTGAAGTagattttgactaagttacatacATTCAAAGGACTAGTTTTTGTGATGTTAAGATTACCAACTACCTGAATATTTGAAATTATGATGCTCCAGCACAAAGATGTTACTAAGCCAGAAACCTTTTTCATTAGAATGCATCAAGTGAAACAAATTCTCATTCTTagttttgttgtgttttgattTATGTGAAATGGTCCTGTCCAATCATGCTACTTTTACTAGTCCCCCAGCCGTTGGGTGGGTCAAAACTTGAACTAAAATGCAATGGgattacaaaaatatagaaagAATTTGAACTCGAAACATCCCATAATTCCAACATCAACTTCCATCATGAGGAAGACAAATATTTAATCTACTTGGAACCTAATACATCCCAAGGttgtttggattttcttttcttatacTATTCCTTGCTTAAGTTTATTGCTACCAAAAAGCTAGTGgttcttggatttttttttttttgctcactTTAATTGATCAGGAAATAGTCTAATATAATAACATGAGTTAAAATTCAGATCCAGAAGTTCACTAAAAAATTGGAATAAACCATTCTCTGCTACAGGTAATAGACGAAACTCTTCGGTTGGGAGGAATTGCAATTTGGTTGATGAGAGAAGCCAAAGAAGATATTCGTTACCAAGGTATGTCAACATTTCCACGTACTAGGTGGTGAAAATATACATATCTTCATGAGGAATCAAAGTTAACCAAAGTCATTCATATAACAGAAAACTTCCAACAAAGAATAATATATAGATTAGCAAAAGGAAACTACTGTTTCTGTTTTCCACCTATTACTTTGTGTAGTGATTTTATTAGATGTTGATTTCCCATCAGAATGTTGTCATTGTTTTTCTCTGTTACAAGagtcttgtttcttttctctaGCGACAGAATCATTACATTTTGAAGTGCCATAAATGATATGGGGCCCTATTTAATCACTCTGTTCTAGCCTTGCAAGACAAAATCATACATCAGAGAAAACTAGTGACagttaaatttcaattctgaagtaaataaagctaaaattatATTCTTACATTACTTTTGCAGATTATGATATTCCCAAAAGATGCTTTGTCGTTCCATTTCTCTCTG encodes the following:
- the LOC113769181 gene encoding abietadienol/abietadienal oxidase, with protein sequence MKIGAFDHHVWPIICSTLLLMVFLAKFLRKKVKKNVKNRKFQLPPGRRGWPIIGDSIKWYNAVASSHPPQFVEEQVQRYGKIFSCYLFGKRAVVSADPKFNRFVMQNEGKLFQSSYPKSFRDLVGKNGVITAQGEQQKKLHSIASNMMRLEKLKFHFLQDIQRVINQTFNNLHDNQVICLQDICRKVAINLMVNQLLGVSNDSEVNEMAQLFSDFVDGCLSIPINLPGFAYHIAMKARESIISKINKTIETHRQQPSSGVGNGVLQRILEEESLPDDAVADFIINLLFAGNETTAKTMLFAVYFLSQCPMAMRQLLVEQERLKTARNNFGGEMMLTWQDYKAMPFTQCVIDETLRLGGIAIWLMREAKEDIRYQDYDIPKRCFVVPFLSAVHLNETVYEEALNFKPWRWMIPENQEKRNWRNSALFAPFGGGARFCPGAELARLQIALFLHYFITTFRWNQLKEDRMSFFPSARLVNGFQIQLRRIPDDDRK